The following are encoded in a window of Halosolutus halophilus genomic DNA:
- a CDS encoding thiolase family protein, giving the protein MSRDVAVAGVGYSEPESFTDYRHSTQSKEEQAFTAVSNALDHASIEADDVDATMFCTVDGFEGTFRVERTLEVLGMGDDVPVLSINTGGTAGGSGVKVAHEYVASGKYDVAVVYGSPSFDSVVEAQPVMNTNADPLFERNFVTAIQMGALPSSGYMEISGATEEDFAEVAAKNYRAAARNPYAHRNEERTVEEILDSPMVCWPLRRAMTCPVSSGAAAMVVVSEDVAHEVRDNPVWIDEIGSTSNTFWSGYRTYDWFPKLKELSEEVYADAGIEDPREEFDVAETFNPYIPFEMIEYEALGFCEKGEAKHLVREGVTDVDGDIPVNPSGGTFTTNSGICASLARHSEVVLQLMGEAGERQIEGAEKGLSHSWGANLGQFHQMAIFSTEQ; this is encoded by the coding sequence ATGAGTCGCGACGTCGCCGTGGCCGGAGTCGGGTATTCCGAACCCGAGAGTTTCACGGACTACCGCCACTCGACCCAGTCAAAGGAGGAACAGGCATTCACCGCGGTGAGCAATGCCCTCGATCACGCCTCTATCGAGGCGGACGACGTAGACGCGACGATGTTCTGTACCGTCGACGGCTTCGAGGGGACCTTCCGCGTCGAGCGAACGCTCGAGGTGCTTGGAATGGGCGACGACGTGCCCGTCCTGAGCATCAACACCGGTGGGACGGCCGGTGGGAGCGGCGTCAAGGTCGCCCACGAGTACGTTGCCTCCGGCAAGTACGACGTCGCGGTTGTCTACGGCTCCCCGTCGTTCGACTCGGTCGTCGAGGCCCAGCCCGTGATGAACACGAACGCCGACCCGCTGTTCGAGCGCAACTTCGTCACGGCGATCCAGATGGGCGCGCTGCCGAGTTCGGGGTACATGGAGATCTCGGGGGCGACCGAAGAGGACTTCGCCGAGGTCGCGGCGAAGAACTACCGTGCAGCCGCTCGGAACCCCTACGCCCACCGGAACGAAGAGCGGACTGTCGAGGAGATCCTCGATTCGCCGATGGTCTGCTGGCCGCTCCGTCGGGCGATGACCTGTCCTGTCTCCTCCGGGGCCGCAGCGATGGTCGTCGTGAGCGAGGACGTCGCCCACGAGGTCCGGGATAACCCAGTCTGGATCGACGAGATCGGCAGCACCAGTAACACGTTCTGGAGCGGGTATCGGACGTACGACTGGTTCCCGAAACTGAAGGAACTCTCAGAGGAGGTCTACGCAGACGCCGGGATCGAGGACCCGCGCGAGGAGTTCGATGTCGCGGAGACGTTCAACCCCTACATCCCGTTCGAGATGATCGAGTACGAGGCGCTCGGATTCTGCGAGAAGGGGGAGGCCAAGCACCTCGTCCGTGAGGGGGTAACCGACGTCGACGGCGACATTCCGGTTAACCCCTCCGGCGGGACGTTCACGACGAACTCAGGGATCTGTGCGTCGCTCGCGCGCCACTCGGAAGTCGTCTTGCAGCTGATGGGCGAGGCGGGCGAGCGCCAGATCGAGGGCGCCGAGAAGGGGCTCTCACATTCCTGGGGTGCCAACCTCGGGCAATTCCACCAGATGGCTATCTTCTCCACCGAACAGTAA
- a CDS encoding thiolase family protein produces MDRVAIAGHATYGFEGDTGQRSDTEMMLEASMAALENADVTHEELDSVIYTGQDTYDGAAISDGQRVSAAGGYRKPFMRVQNGGGSAIHQATAKILSGKADIVSIVATDSVRADPRKLSWTSHEALYHRPFGQSNDQSFGLLATAHQEERGVTVDELARVAAKNYEAAAENDVAHRQEAYSVDEILDAERVVGPLTELMLRPNSFGAAVCVLVSEEVAEAKGNARSWISGTGLSTDRYWYREMSRRLEQPTLEKAAAAAFDEAGVSIDDVDAAEIAAYSPTLELTSYEALGLCEEGASVSLVEDGVTAAGGSFPVNLSGGPLATSPPNAGGIYRAIAASQVIEGELGDVDADRVLLADNDMHLGEPGRTDAVLVLEGGAA; encoded by the coding sequence ATGGATAGAGTAGCGATCGCCGGTCACGCAACGTACGGCTTCGAGGGAGACACCGGCCAGCGTTCCGACACGGAGATGATGTTGGAGGCGTCGATGGCCGCGCTCGAGAACGCGGACGTGACGCACGAAGAGCTCGATTCGGTCATCTATACTGGACAGGACACCTACGACGGTGCCGCTATCAGTGACGGACAGCGGGTGTCCGCCGCGGGTGGTTACCGAAAGCCCTTCATGCGTGTCCAGAACGGCGGCGGCAGCGCGATTCACCAGGCGACGGCGAAGATCCTCTCTGGGAAAGCGGACATCGTCTCGATCGTCGCGACGGATTCCGTTCGTGCAGACCCCCGAAAGCTCAGCTGGACGTCTCACGAGGCGCTGTACCACCGGCCGTTCGGGCAGAGCAACGACCAGTCCTTCGGACTACTGGCGACGGCCCACCAGGAGGAACGAGGCGTCACTGTCGACGAGCTTGCACGCGTGGCGGCGAAGAACTACGAAGCGGCGGCAGAAAACGACGTCGCGCACCGGCAAGAGGCCTACTCGGTCGACGAGATCCTCGACGCCGAGCGGGTGGTCGGGCCCCTCACCGAACTGATGCTCCGACCGAACTCCTTCGGGGCGGCGGTCTGCGTCCTCGTCAGCGAAGAGGTCGCCGAAGCGAAGGGCAACGCCCGCTCCTGGATCAGCGGAACCGGTCTCAGCACGGACCGGTACTGGTACCGCGAGATGAGCCGACGGCTCGAACAGCCCACGCTGGAGAAGGCCGCAGCGGCCGCGTTCGATGAGGCCGGCGTCTCCATCGACGACGTCGACGCCGCCGAGATCGCCGCCTACTCGCCCACCCTCGAGTTGACGAGTTACGAGGCGCTGGGCCTCTGTGAGGAAGGAGCGAGCGTCTCACTGGTCGAAGACGGCGTCACCGCCGCCGGCGGTTCCTTCCCGGTGAATCTCTCGGGCGGACCGCTGGCAACCAGCCCGCCCAACGCGGGCGGTATTTACCGGGCGATCGCCGCCTCGCAGGTCATCGAAGGCGAGCTGGGAGACGTCGACGCCGATCGAGTTCTCCTCGCCGACAACGATATGCACCTGGGCGAGCCGGGTCGGACGGACGCCGTGTTGGTCCTCGAAGGAGGTGCAGCATGA
- a CDS encoding Zn-ribbon domain-containing OB-fold protein, which produces MADEPDPSVQTGDVNPEYKYPFHWDLDFSLNIGEDNRKFFDAIEDKKLLGKRCPECGATFVPPQSVCVECYVETDEWVEVEQRGIVESYTACFFEFENLPEPPYITAAIRIDDSDICLLHFIDDIEYDDHYELVEKLHKGTEVEPVWADEREGHIRDISHWRPVE; this is translated from the coding sequence ATGGCCGACGAACCAGACCCATCAGTTCAAACTGGCGATGTGAATCCAGAATATAAGTATCCGTTTCACTGGGACCTCGACTTCTCGCTGAATATCGGCGAGGACAATCGGAAATTCTTCGACGCAATCGAAGACAAGAAGCTCCTCGGGAAACGGTGTCCCGAGTGTGGTGCGACGTTCGTCCCGCCACAATCGGTCTGTGTCGAGTGTTACGTCGAGACTGACGAGTGGGTAGAGGTCGAACAACGCGGCATCGTCGAGAGTTACACGGCGTGTTTCTTCGAGTTCGAGAACCTCCCGGAACCGCCGTACATCACCGCAGCGATACGGATCGACGACTCCGATATCTGTCTGTTACACTTTATTGACGACATCGAGTACGACGACCACTACGAACTGGTCGAGAAACTCCACAAGGGGACCGAGGTCGAACCGGTCTGGGCGGACGAGCGCGAGGGCCACATCCGTGACATCAGCCACTGGCGACCAGTAGAATGA
- a CDS encoding Zn-ribbon domain-containing OB-fold protein — protein MSDESVETAFDTFLNALADGKGYYLKCMNGHASLPPRYGCPDCGATDLERQPLPDVGEIVAMTTIRVPAPAFAEAAPYVLAVAKFGPVRLTGRLLNIDPDDDTVESGALVSATASSVGDESFVAFELR, from the coding sequence ATGAGCGACGAATCCGTCGAGACGGCGTTCGACACGTTCCTCAATGCACTGGCCGACGGGAAGGGCTACTACCTCAAGTGCATGAATGGTCACGCGTCACTGCCGCCGCGGTACGGCTGTCCGGATTGCGGGGCGACGGACCTCGAGCGCCAGCCCCTGCCCGACGTCGGCGAGATCGTCGCGATGACGACGATCAGGGTTCCAGCACCCGCGTTCGCCGAGGCGGCCCCGTACGTGCTCGCTGTCGCCAAGTTTGGCCCGGTCAGGCTCACCGGTCGGCTCCTCAATATCGATCCGGACGACGACACGGTGGAATCGGGTGCACTGGTATCGGCCACCGCGAGTAGTGTCGGTGACGAGTCGTTCGTCGCCTTCGAGTTGCGGTAA
- a CDS encoding thiolase domain-containing protein has translation MTAVRIAGVGMTPFGSHPETTGRELFGEASCVALDDAGVPCDDVDALFYGNFMGAFAEKQNHHGPLMADAAGVTAPATRFESACASSGVAVREAVSKIRAGQADVILVGGMERMTNLSTASTTEALATAGDELYEGRAGLTFPGAYAMMTDAYFAAHDADRTDLAHIAVKNHANAVENELAQYQQAIDIDDVLEAPMVADPVGLYDASPITDGASALVLTGEDYAEANDLDASIAVTGSGQGTDSLSLQGRESLTRTPAAEQAAEDAYTDANVGPDDIDVAEVHDCFTIAEVLAIESLGFYEPGTGYRAARDGETTRDGDLPVNLSGGLKAKGHPVGATGAAQLVELTKLLRGEHVNSDAVADAETAVTHNAGATVASAVVHVLEVVE, from the coding sequence ATGACAGCTGTGAGAATAGCGGGCGTCGGAATGACGCCGTTCGGAAGCCACCCCGAGACGACCGGGCGCGAACTGTTCGGCGAAGCCAGTTGCGTCGCGCTGGACGACGCCGGCGTCCCTTGCGACGACGTGGATGCACTGTTCTATGGGAACTTCATGGGAGCATTTGCCGAGAAACAGAACCACCATGGACCGTTGATGGCCGACGCCGCCGGAGTCACCGCTCCGGCGACACGATTCGAGAGCGCATGTGCCTCAAGCGGAGTTGCTGTACGTGAGGCGGTTTCAAAAATCCGTGCCGGGCAAGCGGACGTGATACTCGTCGGTGGGATGGAACGGATGACGAACCTATCGACTGCGAGCACCACAGAGGCACTCGCCACCGCTGGAGACGAACTGTACGAGGGGCGGGCCGGCCTGACCTTCCCCGGTGCCTATGCCATGATGACCGACGCCTACTTCGCGGCTCACGACGCCGACCGGACCGACTTGGCCCACATCGCCGTGAAGAATCATGCCAACGCCGTCGAGAACGAGTTGGCTCAGTACCAGCAGGCCATCGACATCGATGACGTGCTTGAGGCCCCCATGGTCGCCGACCCCGTGGGGCTCTACGATGCCAGCCCAATCACCGACGGGGCGAGTGCGCTGGTCCTGACCGGCGAGGACTATGCCGAGGCAAACGACCTTGACGCGTCCATTGCCGTCACCGGCAGCGGCCAGGGCACCGACAGCCTCTCGCTTCAGGGCCGCGAGTCGCTGACGCGGACACCGGCCGCGGAGCAGGCGGCCGAGGACGCCTACACCGACGCCAACGTCGGCCCTGACGACATCGACGTCGCCGAGGTTCATGACTGCTTCACCATCGCAGAGGTGCTCGCCATCGAATCCCTAGGCTTCTACGAGCCGGGCACTGGGTACCGTGCCGCCCGCGACGGCGAGACAACCCGTGACGGCGACCTGCCGGTGAACCTCTCGGGTGGCCTGAAAGCGAAGGGTCATCCAGTCGGGGCGACTGGCGCAGCCCAGCTCGTCGAACTAACGAAGTTGCTCCGCGGCGAGCACGTCAACAGCGACGCCGTGGCCGACGCCGAGACAGCCGTCACGCACAACGCGGGGGCGACCGTCGCGAGTGCTGTCGTCCATGTCTTGGAGGTGGTCGAATGA
- a CDS encoding acyl-CoA dehydrogenase family protein, which produces MLALSDEQRLVVSSLEQLAEEEFADDAFTWEGDLPTENVELLAEQGFLGINIAEEYGGGGMSEFEAMLSIEAVGRICPDTAEYLYNQQMVAPRAIEMFGSEAVKERYLPGVTSGEKSIAVAISEPEAGSDVGSMSTTVEEVDDDLVLNGEKIWVSHVEHASAAVVWAKFPEGLGSLVLDFDDHADGIEIAQDYTNMADHVQTQFYMEDIVIPEENVLTRGPDGFKNQLKALNWERLGSATLSNAIAGCAIDHALDYADQREQFGQSIGDFQGIEWKLADMVKELEQSRALTYRAATNAHEQGRIPDRLDASLAKLTSGEMVESVVSEALQIHGANGYQREHPLEYLYRLARGRRLAAGTDEIQKNTIASVLKKDGRPSLT; this is translated from the coding sequence ATGCTCGCACTCTCAGACGAACAGCGGCTGGTGGTATCTTCACTGGAACAACTCGCCGAGGAGGAGTTCGCTGACGACGCGTTCACTTGGGAGGGAGACTTGCCGACCGAGAACGTCGAATTGCTCGCCGAGCAGGGCTTCCTAGGAATCAACATAGCCGAGGAGTACGGCGGCGGCGGCATGTCCGAGTTTGAGGCCATGCTCAGTATCGAGGCTGTCGGTCGAATCTGTCCGGATACGGCCGAGTACCTATACAATCAGCAGATGGTTGCCCCACGCGCGATTGAGATGTTCGGCTCCGAGGCGGTCAAAGAACGGTATCTCCCCGGCGTCACCTCGGGAGAGAAGAGCATCGCAGTCGCCATCTCTGAACCAGAAGCCGGCTCGGATGTCGGTTCAATGTCAACAACGGTTGAGGAGGTCGACGACGACCTCGTGCTCAACGGCGAGAAGATCTGGGTCAGCCACGTTGAACATGCCAGCGCGGCCGTCGTCTGGGCGAAGTTCCCCGAGGGGCTTGGCTCGCTTGTACTCGATTTTGATGATCACGCTGACGGCATCGAGATTGCCCAGGACTACACGAACATGGCCGACCACGTACAGACACAGTTCTATATGGAGGACATCGTTATTCCCGAAGAGAACGTCCTCACCCGTGGCCCAGATGGGTTCAAGAATCAGCTCAAAGCGCTCAACTGGGAACGGCTAGGCAGCGCAACCCTCTCGAACGCCATCGCTGGCTGTGCGATCGACCATGCTCTCGACTACGCTGACCAGCGTGAACAGTTCGGCCAGTCCATCGGTGACTTCCAGGGCATCGAGTGGAAGCTTGCGGACATGGTGAAAGAACTCGAACAGTCGCGCGCCCTCACCTACCGCGCGGCGACCAACGCCCACGAGCAGGGCCGGATTCCGGACCGCCTCGACGCTTCACTCGCCAAACTCACCTCCGGCGAGATGGTGGAGTCCGTTGTCAGCGAGGCCCTCCAGATCCATGGCGCCAACGGCTACCAGCGGGAACATCCCCTCGAGTACCTCTACCGACTCGCCCGCGGCCGGCGGCTGGCCGCCGGCACCGACGAAATCCAAAAGAACACGATCGCGAGCGTCCTGAAGAAGGACGGCCGACCCTCCCTAACCTGA
- a CDS encoding enoyl-CoA hydratase/isomerase family protein, whose amino-acid sequence MYDDIDYAVDEGVATLTIDRPDVKNAFRETTLDELNDAIRRADEDDGVYALVLTGAGDAFCAGADVRSMPDWSDGSKEEYAGFLWKAQNVVRQLRSIELPTVAAVSGAAIGAGCDFTLGCDLRVVSPDVKLRQGFVTVGLVPGDGGAWLLPKLIGESKAREYLLTGRDITSDDALDLGLAVDVDEDPLDGAYDLVDELLDNPAHAVRKTKALIDPSLSFEEYCERAIEYQWECVNDEEHEEAIAAFSERREPEYDRDYS is encoded by the coding sequence ATGTACGACGACATCGACTATGCCGTCGACGAGGGCGTCGCGACGCTGACGATCGACCGCCCGGACGTCAAGAACGCGTTCCGAGAGACGACGCTTGACGAACTGAACGACGCCATCCGTCGGGCCGACGAGGACGACGGCGTCTACGCGCTCGTTCTGACGGGTGCCGGCGACGCGTTCTGTGCCGGCGCCGACGTACGCTCGATGCCTGACTGGAGCGACGGATCGAAGGAGGAGTATGCCGGGTTCCTCTGGAAGGCCCAGAACGTGGTTCGCCAGCTCCGTTCGATCGAACTGCCGACAGTCGCCGCCGTCTCCGGGGCCGCGATCGGCGCTGGCTGCGACTTCACATTGGGGTGTGACCTGCGCGTGGTCAGCCCCGATGTGAAACTGCGACAGGGATTCGTGACGGTCGGTCTGGTCCCCGGCGATGGCGGCGCCTGGCTCCTGCCGAAGCTCATCGGCGAGTCGAAGGCCCGCGAGTACCTGCTGACCGGCCGAGACATCACCTCCGACGATGCCCTTGACCTCGGCCTTGCTGTCGACGTCGACGAGGATCCGCTCGACGGCGCGTACGACCTGGTCGACGAACTGCTCGACAATCCCGCCCACGCAGTTCGGAAGACGAAGGCACTGATCGACCCATCCCTGTCGTTCGAAGAGTACTGCGAGCGGGCGATCGAGTATCAGTGGGAATGCGTGAACGATGAGGAACACGAGGAGGCTATCGCCGCGTTCAGCGAGCGGCGTGAACCCGAGTACGACCGGGACTACTCCTGA
- a CDS encoding amidohydrolase family protein, translating into MASIIDVHSHLWAEDWLPERFWEAFVNIAVRQNEKKGKSVDPERIRESYLPTYWDPTGERLLQRMDEAGIDHQVVFGVDFGLALGEPETPIEEVNRTIADFRDENPDRISVLATIDPRRENAVEHIDTALGDWDMDGLKLHPTAGFYLHDEETYELLEVVQDHDKIVLTDTGPIFAPLYSECSHPNHLDRALADFPNLDIIAAHMSFGWWRDLYAIADSKPNCGLHVDISAWQERAKQHPEEFATAVRRLMDAVGSDRILWGTDDPAFDPVHPKEEWLDNVRALGERKSGPRFTDDEIDALLGENAARLFRLD; encoded by the coding sequence ATGGCATCGATCATTGACGTCCACTCACACCTCTGGGCAGAAGACTGGCTCCCGGAACGGTTCTGGGAGGCCTTCGTGAATATCGCGGTCAGGCAGAACGAGAAGAAAGGCAAAAGCGTTGACCCCGAGCGGATCCGTGAATCGTACCTCCCGACCTACTGGGACCCGACCGGCGAGAGGTTGCTCCAGCGGATGGACGAGGCCGGGATCGACCACCAAGTCGTCTTCGGCGTCGACTTCGGGCTGGCACTCGGTGAACCGGAGACGCCGATCGAGGAAGTCAATCGAACGATCGCCGACTTCCGCGACGAGAACCCGGATCGCATCTCTGTCCTCGCGACGATCGATCCCCGACGCGAGAACGCCGTCGAGCATATCGACACTGCTCTTGGCGACTGGGACATGGACGGGCTTAAACTCCATCCGACGGCTGGCTTCTATCTCCACGACGAGGAAACATACGAACTCCTCGAGGTCGTTCAAGATCACGACAAGATCGTCCTCACCGATACCGGGCCGATCTTCGCCCCGCTGTATAGCGAGTGCTCCCATCCGAACCACCTCGACCGTGCATTGGCCGACTTCCCGAACCTCGACATCATCGCCGCCCACATGTCCTTTGGCTGGTGGCGCGATCTCTACGCAATCGCTGACAGCAAACCCAACTGTGGGCTGCACGTCGACATCAGTGCGTGGCAGGAACGTGCGAAACAACACCCGGAGGAGTTCGCCACCGCAGTCCGCCGACTCATGGACGCCGTCGGGTCCGACCGGATTCTGTGGGGAACCGACGACCCGGCATTCGATCCGGTGCACCCCAAAGAGGAGTGGCTCGATAATGTCCGCGCGCTGGGCGAACGGAAGAGCGGACCGCGATTCACTGACGACGAGATCGACGCCCTCTTAGGCGAAAACGCGGCCAGACTCTTCCGCCTCGATTGA
- a CDS encoding nuclear transport factor 2 family protein, with protein sequence MSSDDSNARLADRMEIQDLRYRYCYLIDDGELDALPELFTEDISLDYGGMGSYEGHEGVAAFADFVESELERTTHLVTNSLIDIDGERATGRHYVISSITYADGTGGWRIGQYDDEYRCVDGEWLISDAQMRFTHSMDYEPESGWPDFTPHR encoded by the coding sequence ATGTCATCCGACGATTCGAACGCACGACTCGCTGATCGAATGGAGATACAGGATCTCCGATACCGGTACTGCTATCTGATCGACGATGGCGAACTCGACGCACTCCCGGAACTGTTCACTGAGGATATCTCCCTCGACTACGGCGGGATGGGATCCTATGAGGGCCACGAGGGCGTCGCCGCCTTCGCTGATTTCGTCGAATCCGAACTCGAGCGTACCACACACTTGGTAACTAACTCGCTTATTGATATCGACGGCGAGCGGGCCACCGGTCGCCACTACGTCATCTCCTCGATCACCTATGCGGACGGCACCGGTGGCTGGCGGATCGGCCAGTATGACGACGAGTACCGCTGCGTCGACGGCGAGTGGTTGATCAGCGACGCTCAGATGCGATTCACCCACTCCATGGACTACGAGCCCGAGTCGGGGTGGCCGGACTTCACACCTCACCGCTGA
- a CDS encoding 3-hydroxyacyl-CoA dehydrogenase family protein, translated as MAEGVIGIVGAGTMGSGIAQLAVQNGYEVVLRDIEDDLVEDGLAHVREGLDEAAERDIIDDADAAFDLLEGTTEIDRLTADATFIVEAVPEQMDLKQSVFEELDANTDSDVILGSNTSSLSVTEIASVTEEPERVIGTHFFNPPVKMKLLEVITGHHTSEETIERVEEFAEDVGRESILVEDYPGFATSRLGLVLGMEAARMVQEGVASAEDIDTAMEMGYNFPVGPLKLGDHNGWDVRVEVGEYLADELGHEVYRPPQNVKKMVRAGDYGVKTGQGFYDWDDD; from the coding sequence ATGGCAGAAGGTGTCATCGGCATCGTTGGTGCCGGTACGATGGGCAGTGGAATCGCACAGCTCGCGGTACAGAACGGATACGAAGTCGTCCTTCGTGACATTGAGGACGACCTCGTGGAGGACGGTCTCGCCCACGTACGGGAGGGGCTCGACGAGGCCGCCGAGCGCGACATCATCGACGACGCCGACGCGGCGTTCGATCTGCTGGAGGGAACAACGGAAATCGATCGGTTGACCGCCGACGCGACGTTCATCGTCGAGGCCGTCCCGGAGCAGATGGACCTGAAGCAGTCGGTGTTCGAGGAACTCGACGCCAACACCGACTCCGACGTGATCCTCGGGTCGAACACCTCGTCGCTGTCGGTCACGGAGATCGCGAGCGTCACCGAGGAACCCGAGCGCGTGATCGGAACGCACTTTTTCAACCCGCCGGTGAAAATGAAGCTGCTCGAGGTGATCACGGGCCACCACACGAGCGAGGAGACGATCGAGCGCGTCGAGGAATTCGCCGAGGACGTCGGGCGTGAGTCGATCCTCGTCGAGGATTATCCCGGCTTCGCCACGTCGCGGCTCGGCCTCGTCCTCGGGATGGAAGCTGCCCGGATGGTCCAGGAGGGCGTCGCTTCGGCAGAGGACATCGACACGGCGATGGAGATGGGATATAACTTCCCCGTCGGTCCGTTGAAGCTGGGCGACCACAACGGCTGGGACGTTCGAGTCGAGGTCGGCGAATACCTCGCCGACGAACTCGGCCACGAGGTGTATCGGCCGCCGCAGAACGTCAAGAAGATGGTTCGGGCGGGCGACTACGGCGTCAAAACCGGGCAGGGCTTCTACGACTGGGACGACGACTGA
- a CDS encoding MaoC family dehydratase N-terminal domain-containing protein, which yields MRTNRMDIDELEGQPLPDGTFTVESWKAFLWADATRNDEDAYRYPEQGEELGADGQLVPPSLCQHIAFEASGGIDETLGRVSDNWASGAALGGLRTNLHAPIVVDEPLQVSGEIASVEQKDGSSGRLSIITFDYEVTDSADEPVYDMEADLILLGQ from the coding sequence ATGCGAACGAACCGCATGGATATCGACGAACTGGAAGGCCAACCGTTGCCCGACGGAACGTTCACCGTCGAGAGCTGGAAAGCATTCCTCTGGGCAGACGCCACGCGAAACGACGAGGACGCGTATCGCTACCCCGAGCAGGGCGAGGAACTCGGCGCCGACGGACAACTCGTCCCGCCGTCGCTGTGTCAACATATCGCCTTCGAGGCGAGCGGTGGAATCGATGAGACGCTCGGACGTGTCAGCGATAACTGGGCGTCAGGCGCCGCACTGGGCGGGCTCCGTACGAATCTGCACGCGCCGATCGTCGTCGACGAACCGCTCCAAGTGAGCGGCGAGATCGCTTCGGTCGAGCAGAAGGACGGCTCTTCGGGGCGACTCAGCATCATCACGTTCGACTACGAGGTGACCGACAGCGCGGACGAACCGGTATACGACATGGAAGCAGATCTCATTTTACTGGGCCAATGA
- a CDS encoding MaoC family dehydratase — translation MTGETLSEGDSIPPKTIDEVRESDTKLLAAILQDPYPPHFNPKRADELGYPDLLHQGPANLSYLLQAVTAALESPTDVRSFDVRYDDMVFVGQTVRATATVEETRVENGEGVVTFAVALENDEGDVAVGGTVEAAVPLDRIDAD, via the coding sequence ATGACAGGGGAAACGCTCTCGGAAGGCGATTCCATTCCACCGAAGACGATCGACGAGGTACGGGAATCGGACACGAAGCTACTGGCGGCGATCTTACAGGACCCGTACCCGCCACACTTCAACCCGAAACGGGCCGACGAACTCGGCTACCCTGACCTACTCCACCAGGGTCCGGCGAACCTCTCGTACCTCCTGCAGGCGGTGACGGCAGCCCTCGAATCGCCTACGGATGTCCGGTCGTTCGATGTCCGGTACGACGACATGGTGTTCGTCGGACAGACCGTCAGAGCGACCGCAACGGTCGAGGAGACTCGCGTCGAAAACGGGGAGGGCGTCGTCACGTTCGCCGTCGCCCTCGAGAACGACGAGGGCGATGTTGCCGTCGGCGGAACGGTGGAGGCGGCCGTTCCGCTCGACCGGATCGACGCGGATTGA